A genomic stretch from Kribbella amoyensis includes:
- a CDS encoding TetR/AcrR family transcriptional regulator: protein METAERLIRSTQRLLWERGYVGTSPKAIQRDADAGQGSMYHHFSGKAELARTAIERSGTELRAAAEEQFAGPGTATERITLYLARDRDVLRGCRIGRLTADPDVLADPVLRAPVADTFAWLRTRLAEIIAEGKRNGEYPDRLDPDRTAATVAAVLQGGYVLARAAGDDAPFELAVQGLVDLLRGVT from the coding sequence GTGGAGACGGCGGAACGGTTGATCCGGAGTACCCAGCGGCTGCTCTGGGAACGCGGCTACGTGGGCACCAGCCCGAAGGCGATCCAGCGCGACGCCGACGCCGGCCAGGGCAGCATGTACCACCACTTCAGCGGCAAGGCCGAGCTGGCGAGGACCGCGATCGAGCGCTCCGGTACCGAACTGCGCGCCGCCGCCGAGGAGCAGTTCGCCGGACCCGGGACCGCGACCGAGCGGATCACCCTCTACCTCGCACGCGACCGCGACGTCCTTCGCGGCTGCCGGATCGGCCGCCTCACCGCCGACCCGGACGTGCTCGCCGACCCGGTACTCCGCGCGCCGGTCGCCGACACCTTCGCCTGGCTGCGGACCCGGCTCGCCGAGATAATTGCCGAGGGCAAACGAAACGGGGAGTACCCGGACCGGCTCGACCCGGACCGGACCGCGGCCACCGTCGCCGCGGTCCTGCAAGGTGGGTACGTGCTGGCCCGGGCGGCCGGTGACGACGCGCCGTTCGAGCTGGCCGTGCAAGGACTGGTCGACCTACTCCGAGGAGTCACGTGA
- a CDS encoding LLM class F420-dependent oxidoreductase has translation MRIGAVFPQLEIGSDPAAIRGWVETVEGAGYTHALAYDHVLGADPANRPRWQGYTDKSLFHEVFVLFGYLAAITHHLELVTGVLVLPQRETALVAKQAAEVDVLSRGRLRLGVGIGWNHVEYQALGVPFERRGARLTEQVDVLRKLWADPVISYQGRFHEIEEAGLNPMPGRQIPIWFGGGADAVLRRTGRIGDGWMPQVPPDEKAKASVDRLRAYAVEAGRDPADVGIEPRLTLAQVPEKDWPGYVDAWRELGATHFCVNTMGLGLRSPDDHAAVLRDVLPLVTN, from the coding sequence ATGAGAATCGGTGCCGTCTTCCCGCAACTCGAGATCGGCAGTGACCCGGCGGCGATCCGCGGCTGGGTCGAGACCGTGGAGGGCGCCGGGTACACCCACGCGCTCGCGTACGACCACGTGCTCGGCGCCGATCCCGCGAACCGGCCCCGCTGGCAGGGGTACACCGACAAGTCCTTGTTCCACGAGGTCTTCGTGCTCTTCGGGTACCTGGCCGCCATCACCCACCACCTCGAACTCGTCACCGGCGTCCTCGTCCTCCCGCAGCGCGAGACCGCGTTGGTCGCGAAACAGGCCGCCGAGGTGGACGTACTCAGCCGCGGCCGGCTCCGGCTCGGGGTCGGTATCGGCTGGAACCACGTCGAGTACCAGGCGCTCGGCGTCCCGTTCGAGCGGCGCGGAGCCAGGCTGACCGAGCAGGTGGACGTGTTGCGCAAGCTCTGGGCCGACCCGGTGATCAGCTACCAGGGCCGCTTCCACGAGATCGAGGAGGCCGGGCTGAACCCGATGCCGGGCCGGCAGATCCCGATCTGGTTCGGCGGTGGCGCCGACGCGGTGCTGCGCCGGACCGGCCGGATCGGCGACGGCTGGATGCCGCAGGTGCCGCCCGACGAGAAGGCGAAGGCGAGCGTCGACCGCCTGCGCGCGTACGCCGTGGAGGCCGGCCGTGATCCCGCCGACGTCGGCATCGAACCGCGGCTCACCCTGGCCCAGGTCCCGGAGAAGGACTGGCCCGGGTACGTCGACGCCTGGCGCGAACTGGGTGCGACCCACTTCTGCGTCAACACGATGGGCCTCGGACTCAGGTCCCCCGACGACCACGCTGCCGTGCTCCGTGATGTCCTGCCCTTGGTGACGAACTGA
- a CDS encoding GNAT family N-acetyltransferase: MRAVDGDGTERRGLWPQYPIRTERLDLRPHRRDDLDDLFAFHSRPEVVRYTPWPVRDREETRIALEAKLARDALTEPGQWLVLAIELRETRTVIGEVLLKWVSDIDRQGEIGFALHTDYHGRGIAAEAARAVLRLGFEDLGLHRICGICVDANAASAGLLQRLGMTLEGRFVDNAFFKGEWITELLFAIREDDWRAQSQA, from the coding sequence ATGCGCGCGGTGGACGGCGACGGGACCGAGCGGCGGGGACTGTGGCCGCAGTACCCGATCCGGACGGAGCGGCTCGATCTGCGGCCGCATCGACGCGACGACCTGGACGACCTGTTCGCGTTCCACTCCCGGCCGGAGGTGGTCCGGTACACGCCCTGGCCGGTGCGCGATCGGGAGGAGACCCGGATCGCGCTGGAGGCGAAGCTGGCCCGGGACGCGCTGACCGAGCCTGGGCAGTGGCTCGTCCTGGCGATCGAGCTGCGCGAGACCAGGACGGTGATCGGCGAGGTACTGCTCAAGTGGGTGAGCGACATCGACCGGCAGGGCGAGATCGGGTTCGCGCTGCACACCGACTACCACGGGCGCGGAATCGCGGCCGAGGCGGCGCGGGCGGTCCTGCGGCTGGGCTTCGAGGACCTCGGGCTGCACCGGATCTGCGGGATCTGCGTCGACGCGAACGCAGCCTCCGCCGGCCTGCTGCAACGGCTAGGAATGACGCTGGAGGGCCGCTTCGTCGACAATGCCTTCTTCAAAGGCGAATGGATCACCGAACTCCTCTTCGCGATCCGCGAGGACGACTGGCGAGCTCAGTCCCAGGCCTGA
- a CDS encoding carbohydrate deacetylase — protein sequence MPPAATTPPSTTPRTLLVNADDFGIYPQANPAVVDAFDNGLVASCSVMTPSPGAPDALRILADRPDVAFGIHLTLVADFPDQRWNPLTDGRSLLDAGGQLFTPDDKQQLLAQATIDDVEAEFRAQIELVLAAGLRPTHVDWHCLADGGRPALFDLTVELADEYGLAVRAWLPDSRRKLAGRGRPTVDHDFLDSFAVPLDDKPQHLARRLRELEPGLTEWAVHPAFDHPDDGGTGVRQSDYDFLVSAEAREIVEEEGITVIGWGDLLQAWD from the coding sequence CCATCGACCACTCCGCGGACGTTGCTAGTGAACGCGGACGACTTCGGGATCTACCCGCAGGCGAATCCTGCCGTAGTAGATGCCTTTGACAACGGACTCGTCGCCTCCTGCAGTGTGATGACCCCGAGCCCTGGTGCACCGGATGCCCTGCGGATCCTCGCCGATCGACCTGACGTTGCTTTTGGCATCCATCTCACACTGGTCGCCGATTTCCCCGACCAGCGGTGGAATCCACTCACCGACGGCCGCTCGCTGCTCGACGCCGGCGGACAACTTTTCACCCCGGACGACAAACAGCAACTTCTCGCCCAGGCCACGATCGATGACGTCGAAGCGGAGTTCCGGGCCCAGATCGAGCTCGTCCTCGCCGCCGGTCTCCGACCGACGCACGTCGACTGGCACTGCCTCGCCGACGGCGGTCGCCCGGCCCTCTTCGACCTCACCGTCGAACTCGCCGACGAGTACGGCCTCGCGGTCCGCGCCTGGCTCCCCGACTCCCGCCGCAAACTGGCCGGCCGCGGTCGCCCCACCGTCGACCACGACTTCCTGGACAGCTTCGCCGTCCCCCTCGACGACAAACCGCAGCACCTCGCTCGACGCCTCCGCGAGCTCGAACCGGGCCTCACCGAGTGGGCCGTCCACCCCGCGTTCGACCACCCCGACGACGGCGGCACCGGGGTACGGCAGTCCGACTACGACTTCCTCGTCTCGGCCGAGGCCCGCGAGATCGTCGAGGAAGAAGGCATCACGGTCATCGGCTGGGGCGACCTGCTTCAGGCCTGGGACTGA